From a region of the Zingiber officinale cultivar Zhangliang chromosome 4B, Zo_v1.1, whole genome shotgun sequence genome:
- the LOC121976981 gene encoding dnaJ homolog subfamily B member 1-like, with protein MDHFQYFSGGAGRSGSSRSRPAAFLLSSQVPMGTSTTATSSTAAGGGFGGRLCLPSRAPIAFVGLWAWATGPVRGPAERAGHVSAAAAASSRREDRRGEQDHYEVLGLPRSASNTEIKRAYRLLARKYHPDVNKNLQAGEVFKSIRYAYEELSDEDSRARYDMKLRFVGHTERTWRRNKTQNFEDDERKRIRRWAELKQRMWNERQNKAYSQYSKRERNQESSHYERSPFIGVLRFTVLILFLMKTIGYQASLTICSSIAFLDNRLDAGYKMGYLIAWFMGGQAGIMLSIFICFASWLCGKNSSNLVAVVVIAMWIGSNLARVTPLPQGAVLALLYMSVKFQADLK; from the exons CCCAAGTGCCGATGGGAACGAGCACCACGGCCACCTCCTCTACGGCCGCCGGCGGTGGATTTGGCGGGCGGCTGTGCCTTCCTTCCCGAGCCCCGATCGCGTTCGTGGGTCTTTGGGCCTGGGCCACTGGCCCCGTTCGGGGACCGGCCGAACGGGCAGGACATGTGTCCGCGGCGGCGGCGGCATCCTCTCGGAGAGAGGACAGAAGGGGTGAGCAGGACCACTACGAGGTCCTCGGTCTTCCTCGGAGCGCCTCCAACACCGAGATTAAGCGGGCGTACCGCCTCCTTGCTAGAAAG TATCATCCTGATGTTAACAAGAACTTGCAAGCTGGTGAGGTTTTTAAAAGCATCCGTTATGCATATGAG GAGCTGTCGGATGAAGACTCAAGGGCTCGATATGACATGAAACTGAGATTTGTTGGGCATACAGAGAGAACATGGCGAAGAAATAAAACGCAGAATTTTGAGGATGATGAAAGGAAAAGGATCCGCAGATGGGCAGAATTGAAGCAACGGATGTGGAATGAGAGGCAGAACAAGGCATACTCCCAGTATTCTAAGAGAGAGCGAAACCAAGAATCTTCACATTACGAGAGGAGTCCATTCATCGGAGTGTTAAGATTCACTGTCCTCATCCTCTTCTTGATGAAGACAATTGGGTACCAAGCATCGCTTACAATCTGTAGCTCCATTGCCTTTCTAGACAATCGGTTGGATGCTGGATACAAGATGGGTTACCTGATCGCTTGGTTTATGGGAGGCCAAGCCGGTATCATGCTCTCCATATTCATCTGTTTTGCGAGTTGGCTGTGTGGGAAAAACAGCAGTAACCTCGTCGCGGTGGTCGTGATAGCAATGTGGATCGGGTCTAATCTTGCCAGAGTTACTCCCCTTCCTCAGGGTGCAGTACTTGCCTTGCTGTACATGTCTGTCAAATTTCAGGCTGATCTAAAATGA
- the LOC121976982 gene encoding uncharacterized protein LOC121976982: MVFHAGRAVAVARLSADACQYVACNPERMSSDEALDLICCLPLRHLRRLSVCIFSFLCFPPFFPDDPRPRRRFAYRYTLSSSSSSSLTSSSDEYDSAGGGYEYHSE, from the coding sequence ATGGTTTTCCATGCGGGGCGGGCGGTGGCTGTGGCGCGGCTGTCGGCGGACGCCTGCCAATATGTGGCCTGCAACCCCGAGCGGATGAGCAGCGACGAGGCGCTCGATCTCATCTGCTGCCTCCCCCTCCGCCACCTCCGCCGCCTCTCCGTCTgcatcttctccttcttgtgcTTCCCCCCATTCTTCCCCGACGACCCTCGGCCTCGCCGCCGCTTCGCCTACCGCTacaccctctcctcctcttcttcctcctccctgaCCTCATCTTCCGACGAATACGATTCGGCTGGCGGTGGCTACGAATACCACTCCGAGTGA